GGCCATGTAGTCTCATTACTTGACAAAAGAAGTCTTAAGATCAGCTCTTTAAACTTCAGGTTGTCTTTTTTGATTGGCAGACATCCTCCAATTTAACAGGCTCATAACAGCTGTGTAACAGCTCAGCTTATTTTATTGGAGTACACTTTACAACCAGTTCATCTTGGTAGATCCACTTGAAAGCTAATGCTTTAAGTAGATATTCTTggcttgtgatttttcttttaatggccAAAGTGGGCATTCAGATTTAAATGTGTACCTGTTACTTTATTTCAGCCACATTCTCTGGCACAGAACTTTGGAAACTTTGGGGATCACTTACTTACCTTGGAGATAGAATGTTTTCTAAGGTATATTTGAGCCTACCTGTGGATTATGCCTTTACTCATtgctaaagagagagaaagagaaaagacatgGCTTTCATTTTAGGTTTCAACTTTCATAGGAGGCTGTCATCAATTCAGAAAACgtagaaaatttaaatatctattaaaaCGTTGGGACCATTCACTTAGAAACCTAGAATATTTGTTAGCTGAGGATTGGTTTGAAGGATATGTTTTCATTCCCCTAAGTCTGACTACTTAACCAGGATGTGTTTCAGGATTGCCTGAACAACattatttcatattcttttgtTCTGCTTCTGGAGAAGATGATGTATTAGTTCTAAGGTAGTGCAGGGACCTGTATATTTTCAAAGGGTTTCCCAGTGATTGTGATGATACGGTATCTCTTGTCACAGATCACTGTTCTAGTTACTATTTATAAGAATTATCTAAAATACTTATTTACAATACAGATTCTAGGACCCCACTCCGTAGCTAGAGAATCAGAATCTCTATGGGTAGGGCCTTCTACATCCTGTCTTTGGGTTAAACCAAACCTTAGGAATGCTGcttattttgtgtatgtgtgtgtgtgtgtgttcttgacTGCTTTCCCTTAGAGGTATTTAGGTGGAAAAGCATCATGAAATTCGTTATTTTACTTAAGAGTGTTATCCTATGAGAGGGATTTTTCTGAAGTCTCAGTAACAAGAATAGTTGTGTTTTCCCTGAGcaagttgttttgcttttttgtttttttgttttttttgacagagacttgctctgtcgcccaggctggagtgcagtggcatgatcttggcttagtagctgggactacaggcatatgccaccatacccagctaattttttgtatttttagtagaggtggggtttcaccatattgcccaggctggtctggaactcctgagctcaggcaatccacccacctcagccttctaaagtgctgggattacaggcatgagctaccacgcccggccgttttgcttttttatatggACACTATGAATCATGGACCGATAGTGTGTTACACTTAGCAGCAAGGAAGCTCTGAGCCAATTTGTAGCCTACCTTTGCATCAAGGATGGCTTCATCAGACTTAAAGATCTATTTGAAATTCTCTGCCTAAGTTGGAGTCAAAACTGCTCAAGGTTCAAATAGTATTACAGACCTGTTTAATCTTTAACTATTAAAAAGAactagcatgttctcactcgtaaatGGTAGCTAAATAATATGTACACATGGACGTAGATAATGGAGTGATGGGTAAAggagacttggaagggtggggtgggagggagtaGATGAGAAATAATGAGTACAATGTATGTTATTTGGGTGACGGATACCCTAAAAACCCTCACTTCGCCACTATGCGGTCTATGCatataacaaaattgcacttctaccccataaatttatacaattattttaacCTCCATGTCAGAATCCACCCTTCCTTATTTAGTGAATTGCTCCTTTTTTCAATGATTCTTAACTGAGGGTATGCATACATCTTTGGGGCTGAATGGAAGAAGGTGGTGGTAGTGAGATGCCCTTTCTAGGGATACAAAATGTGCTAGATTTGTTTGTAACATACATTATTGAAAACAAGCCATAACTATAATTCACCAATAAAGGACTTACAGGTGTTCATAACTTGTCTAAGCTGAAATCTCCCATATATAACTTGCTGGTAAATCATTTATTCCAGGGCATTAGCTATGAGTTGCTAGCTTTAAGTTGAACTATATCCTGTCATGGCTTACTTCGAATTGACATGCTGCAGGCTATATCTTGACATATACAAGATAGCATGTGATGACAATATAGCATGTGATGTGGCTTTGTTTTAATTCAGTTAGCCACTGGTTTTTAATGTGTGGGTTATATTTTACTCCCAAAGCAAAATTCTGTGGCATCTCTGGAATACTACCTGAGAATTTTTGTGTGCCATGTCGAAGAAACGCAAATGGGATGATGACTATGTTCGCTACTGGTTCACCTGTACAACGGAAGTAGATGGAACTCAGCGTCCACAGTGTGTGTTGTGTAACTCAGTATTTTCAAATGCTGACCTCAGACCATCAAAACTGTCAGACCATTTTAACAGACAGCATGGTGGTGTAGCTGGGCATGATCTCAATAGCCTGAAGCATATGCCAACACCATCTGATCAGAGTGAAACCTTGAAAGCATTTGGAGTTGCATCTCATGAGGATACTTTATTACAGGCATCATATCAATTTGCGTATTTATGTGCCAAGGAGAAGAATCCTCATACAGTAGCTGAAAAGTTAGTGAAACCTTGTGCACTGGAAATAGCACAAATAGTTTTGGGACCAGATGCACAAAAGAAGCTTCAGCAGGTACCCTTATCAGATGACGTGATCCATTCTAGAATTGATGAAATGAGCCAAGATATCTTACAGCAAGTTCTAGAAGATATCAAAGCCAGTCCTCTTAAAGTGGGTATTCAGCTTGCTGAGACAACTGACATGGATGACTGCAGTCAGCTAATGGCATTTGTGCGCtatataaaagaaagagagatcgtAGAAGAATTTCTCTTCTGTGAACCATTGCAGCTATCCATGAAAGGAATAGATGTGTTCAATCTCTTCAGAGACTTCTTTCTGAAGCATAAGATAGCACTTGATGTATGTGGCTCTGTTTGTACTGATGGTGCCTCCTCTATGCTAGGAGAAAATTCCGAGTTTGTTGCCTACGTGAAAAAAGAGATACCTCATATCGTAGTCACACATTGTTTATTGAATCCTCACGCACTTATCATAAAGACATTGCCTACAAAACTGAGGGATGCTCTGTTTACTGTGGTGAGGGTAATAAATTTCATCAAAGGGAGAGCTCCAAATCATCGCCTATTTCAGGCTTTCTTTGAAGAAATTGGCATAGAATATAGTGTCCTCCTTTTCCATACTGAAATGAGGTGGCTTTCCCGAGGCCAAATACTTACTCACATTTTTGAAATGTATGAAGAAATAAATCAGTTTCTTCACCACAAAAGCAGTAATTTAGTTGatggctttgaaaataaagagttTAAAATTCACCTAGCATACCTTGCAGATTTATTCAAACACTTAAATGAACTCAGTGCATCTATGCAAAGGACTGGGATGAACACAGTATCAGCTAGAGAGAAGTTATCTGCTTTTGTTAGGAAGTTTCCATGTTGGCAAAAACGAattgagaaaagaaattttaccaattttccttttcttgaagAAATAATTGTTTCAGATAATGAAGGTGTATTCATTGCAGCTGAAATAACACTGCATCTGCAACAATTGAGCAACTTCTTCCATGGATATTTTTCCGTTGGAGATCTTAATGAGGCAAGTAAATGGATATTGGatccatttctttttaatatcgATTTTGTTGATGATAGTTATTTAACGAAAAATGATCTTGCTGAATTACGAGCTAGTGGCCAAATCCTAATGGAATTTGAGACAATGAAGCTTGAGGATTTCTGGTGTGCCCAATTCACAGTGTTTCCAAACCTGGCAAAGACAGCTCTAGAAATCCTTATGCCATTTGCAACTACATACCTTTGTGAGTTGGGATTTTCATCacttttacatttcaaaacaaagtCCAGAAGCTGCTTTAATCTGAGTGATGATATCCGTGTGGCTATTTCAAAAAAAGTTCCTCGTTTCTCAGACATCATTGAACAAAAGCTACAGCTACAGCAGAAGTCACTGTAAGCTGATATACTTTTTTAGTGAATAATCTTAATGCCATTGTAAAATTAAGCTGTAATTCTGTCTCTTTCATATTTATGATATGCTGAATTCTATGTCTAAAAAACTTAAGAACTTTAATTTTGAATGAGGCATGTGAAAATGTGTTTTgagaataaaaacacaaacagcAGAAAAGATTAAGTACTACTGCCTAGTTGCTATCATGAAATTTTCCTAATTCTAAGTATCTGTTTAACGTGTTCGTGtggtatatgaaaaagatacctaAGCACTAGAATATCCAGCTAAATGGTGCAATAGGCTAGGAATTGAgccaggagaaaagagaagatatCCTAGAAGTCAAAAGGGCAAAATGACAGATTAAGTTCGCCCATCTTTGTTGAGAGGTTAATGAAATCAGAAGAGGATTATGAAATATAATGGGAAAAGGAATGATCTGGCTTATAtaagacttatttttaaatatactcttTGGAGTTAGTCTCACCGTGTCCCTTCCCCTAGCTCCTGTGCTATGAATATCATATTAATAAATAGCCTAATATATTAATCACTGTTTGTCATCCTTAAATTACTTCAGAACTCCAAGTTATCAAGGCTGCTGAAAAGGAGATTCCTGAGCCTTACCCTAGAGATTGTGATTAGCAGGTCTGTGATAAGGTCAAGGATCCTCATTCGTAACCGGCTTTCCAGACTGTTCTGATGGATTCTTGGATTCTTGGGTCCTCTGGGTTCAATTTTTCCTatacttatttttcctttacCCTAATTTTGTCacttatattacatttatatgtatttttctaagtTCAAAATGTCAGAgtataaatcataaataaattgACATGAAATCAATGGAGTAATTCAAGACCATCAAAAAATTCCCCATGGGAATCTAACTTAGCACACTTTTTCTGGATGATAATTTGgcgaaatattttttaatttaaataaattttcatgtatatttttaaacattaatgtttTATCAAAGTACTACATGCTCAAGGCTGGGAAAAAATGATATAGAGAGTCCTATAAGGAAAAGCCACAATCCCCTTCCTGCCCAATTACCCATTTCTTCTGTAATTTCTTGTGGTTCCACCCACATCTCTTAAGTAGTATGTTCATACCATGACATATAGCAGTTGTA
The Symphalangus syndactylus isolate Jambi chromosome 7, NHGRI_mSymSyn1-v2.1_pri, whole genome shotgun sequence genome window above contains:
- the FAM200C gene encoding protein FAM200C, with protein sequence MSKKRKWDDDYVRYWFTCTTEVDGTQRPQCVLCNSVFSNADLRPSKLSDHFNRQHGGVAGHDLNSLKHMPTPSDQSETLKAFGVASHEDTLLQASYQFAYLCAKEKNPHTVAEKLVKPCALEIAQIVLGPDAQKKLQQVPLSDDVIHSRIDEMSQDILQQVLEDIKASPLKVGIQLAETTDMDDCSQLMAFVRYIKEREIVEEFLFCEPLQLSMKGIDVFNLFRDFFLKHKIALDVCGSVCTDGASSMLGENSEFVAYVKKEIPHIVVTHCLLNPHALIIKTLPTKLRDALFTVVRVINFIKGRAPNHRLFQAFFEEIGIEYSVLLFHTEMRWLSRGQILTHIFEMYEEINQFLHHKSSNLVDGFENKEFKIHLAYLADLFKHLNELSASMQRTGMNTVSAREKLSAFVRKFPCWQKRIEKRNFTNFPFLEEIIVSDNEGVFIAAEITLHLQQLSNFFHGYFSVGDLNEASKWILDPFLFNIDFVDDSYLTKNDLAELRASGQILMEFETMKLEDFWCAQFTVFPNLAKTALEILMPFATTYLCELGFSSLLHFKTKSRSCFNLSDDIRVAISKKVPRFSDIIEQKLQLQQKSL